The nucleotide sequence TTGATTTGGCAACTCATCAATTTTCTGAACTCTGGAAAACAGAGGCGGGCACAATGAATAATGTAGAAAAAGCCCCCGGCTTATACGCAGTTATGAATTATATGATGGTAAAACCCGGAAAAGAAGCTGAATATATTACTCTCGAAAATGATATGGCTCGTCCGCTTCACGAAGCACGTATTGAACAGGGCGAAATGTACAGCTGGAGGACTTATTCATTATTAAAACCCGGTGGGCTGGATTATCAATATAATTTTGCCACGATTGATTACTATGAAGAGCTCAACGACATTGAGTATGGATTTACCAATGAGCTTATAAAAAGCGTGATGCCCGGTACGGATATAAATAAAATGTTCGAAGCCATTTATGCCACTCGTGATATTGTTAAAAGTGAGTTGTGGCTACTTGTTGACTCTTTCGAGTAATATTTCAGTCGGCATTGTACCCTTTCTTTTTGTTATAATTTTGAAACAATTGGCACCGGATGAGTACTTCACTATCTTCAGGTTATGACAGATGTGGAAAAGAAGAAGCTTATTAAAATAATTACTTCCCGGATTGAGGAAGTCAAAGAGGAAATCCAGGAACTGAAAGAATTGGTAAAGCCTATACCTCTGGATGCTTCTATTGGCCGGGTTTCACGGATGGATGCCATCAATAACAAAACCATCAATGAGTCTTCTCTAAGAGAAAAAACACAGCAGCTAAAAAAATTAGAACGGGCGTTAGAAAACTCGGAATCCGGCAACTTTGGAATCTGTACCAAATGCGCAAGTGAAATACCCTTTGGCCGACTTGAATACATGCCGCATACCACCCGCTGTGT is from Gracilimonas sp. and encodes:
- a CDS encoding TraR/DksA C4-type zinc finger protein, translating into MTDVEKKKLIKIITSRIEEVKEEIQELKELVKPIPLDASIGRVSRMDAINNKTINESSLREKTQQLKKLERALENSESGNFGICTKCASEIPFGRLEYMPHTTRCVNCVG